The proteins below come from a single Kosakonia sp. SMBL-WEM22 genomic window:
- the purF gene encoding amidophosphoribosyltransferase produces the protein MCGIVGIAGFMPVNQSIYDALSVLQHRGQDAAGIITIDANNCFRLRKANGMVNDVFEARHMQRLQGNMGIGHVRYPTAGSSSASEAQPFYVNSPYGITLAHNGNLTNAHELRKKLFEEKRRHINTTSDSEILLNIFASELDNFRHYPLEADNVFAAIAATNRQIRGAFACVAMIIGHGMVAFRDPNGIRPLVLGKRELGDGRTEYMVASESVALDTLGFEFLRDVAPGEAVYITEKGQLYSRQCAENPVSNPCLFEYVYFARPDSFIDKISVYSARVNMGMKLGEKIAREWEDLDIDVVIPIPETSCDIALEIARILDKPYRQGFVKNRYVGRTFIMPGQQLRRKSVRRKLNANRAEFRDKNVLLVDDSIVRGTTSEQIIEMAREAGAKKVYLASAAPEIRFPNVYGIDMPTANELIAHGREVDEIRQIIGADGLIFQDLNDLIDAVRAENPDIQQFECSVFNGVYVTKDVDQQYLDYLDSLRNDDAKAVQLQNEVESLEMHNEG, from the coding sequence ATGTGCGGTATTGTCGGTATCGCCGGTTTCATGCCGGTAAACCAGTCGATTTATGACGCGTTGTCGGTGCTGCAGCACCGTGGGCAGGATGCAGCGGGCATCATTACCATTGATGCCAATAACTGTTTCCGTCTGCGTAAAGCGAATGGCATGGTGAATGATGTATTCGAAGCCCGCCATATGCAGCGCCTGCAGGGCAATATGGGGATTGGCCACGTGCGTTACCCCACCGCGGGCAGTTCCAGCGCTTCAGAAGCGCAACCCTTTTACGTTAACTCCCCGTACGGCATCACGCTTGCGCATAATGGTAACCTGACCAACGCGCACGAACTGCGTAAAAAGCTGTTCGAAGAGAAGCGTCGCCACATTAACACCACCTCTGATTCTGAAATCCTGCTCAATATTTTCGCCAGCGAGCTGGATAACTTCCGTCACTATCCGCTCGAAGCGGATAACGTTTTCGCCGCGATTGCCGCGACCAACCGTCAGATCCGCGGTGCCTTCGCCTGCGTGGCGATGATTATTGGTCACGGCATGGTCGCCTTCCGCGACCCGAACGGCATTCGTCCGCTGGTGCTGGGCAAGCGCGAACTGGGCGATGGTCGCACCGAATATATGGTGGCCTCCGAGAGCGTGGCGCTTGATACGCTGGGCTTTGAGTTCCTGCGCGATGTCGCACCAGGTGAAGCGGTTTATATCACCGAAAAAGGGCAGCTATACAGCCGCCAGTGCGCGGAAAATCCGGTCAGCAACCCGTGCCTGTTCGAGTACGTCTACTTTGCGCGCCCGGACTCCTTTATCGACAAAATTTCCGTCTACAGCGCCCGCGTCAATATGGGCATGAAGCTCGGTGAAAAGATCGCCCGCGAGTGGGAAGATCTCGATATCGACGTGGTGATTCCGATCCCGGAAACCTCCTGCGATATCGCGCTGGAGATCGCCCGCATTCTGGACAAGCCTTACCGTCAGGGTTTTGTGAAAAACCGCTACGTTGGCCGCACCTTTATCATGCCGGGCCAGCAGTTGCGCCGTAAATCGGTGCGCCGCAAACTGAACGCCAACCGTGCCGAGTTCCGCGACAAGAACGTGCTGCTGGTGGATGACTCCATCGTGCGCGGCACCACCTCGGAGCAGATTATCGAGATGGCGCGCGAAGCCGGGGCGAAGAAGGTGTATCTCGCTTCCGCGGCACCGGAAATTCGCTTCCCGAATGTCTACGGCATTGATATGCCGACCGCCAATGAGCTGATTGCCCACGGTCGTGAAGTGGATGAAATCCGCCAGATCATCGGCGCAGACGGGCTGATTTTCCAGGATCTCAACGATCTGATTGACGCCGTACGCGCAGAGAACCCGGACATTCAGCAGTTCGAGTGCTCGGTATTTAACGGTGTTTATGTCACCAAAGATGTCGATCAGCAGTACCTCGATTACCTCGACTCGCTGCGTAATGACGATGCCAAAGCGGTACAGCTGCAGAACGAAGTTGAAAGCTTAGAGATGCACAACGAAGGCTAA
- the cvpA gene encoding colicin V production protein yields MVWIDYAIIAVIGFSCLVSLIRGFVREALSLVTWGCAFFVASHYYTYLSVWFTGFEEELVRNGIAIAVLFIATLIVGAIVNYVIGTLVEKTGLSGTDRVLGICFGALRGVLIVAAILFFLDTFTGLSKSEDWQKSQLIPQFSFIIRWFFDYLQSSSSFLPRA; encoded by the coding sequence ATGGTCTGGATTGATTACGCCATCATCGCGGTGATTGGTTTTTCCTGTCTGGTAAGCCTGATCCGCGGCTTTGTTCGTGAAGCGTTATCGCTGGTGACATGGGGTTGTGCTTTCTTTGTCGCCAGCCATTACTACACTTACCTGTCAGTCTGGTTCACGGGCTTTGAAGAGGAACTGGTACGTAATGGAATTGCCATCGCGGTGCTGTTTATCGCGACGCTGATTGTGGGCGCTATCGTTAACTACGTTATCGGTACGCTAGTGGAGAAAACCGGCCTGTCGGGTACAGACAGGGTGTTGGGGATCTGCTTTGGTGCGCTTCGCGGCGTGCTGATCGTCGCCGCCATTCTGTTCTTTCTGGATACCTTTACAGGTCTGTCGAAAAGCGAAGACTGGCAAAAGTCGCAGCTTATCCCGCAATTCAGCTTCATCATCAGGTGGTTCTTTGACTATCTGCAAAGCTCGTCGAGTTTCTTGCCCAGGGCTTAA
- the dedD gene encoding cell division protein DedD, whose protein sequence is MASKFQNRLMGTIVLVALGVIILPGLLDGQKKHYQDEFAAIPLVPKPGDRDEPDMMPAATQALPSQPPEGAAEEVRAGDAATPSLNASRLAANSTPDPEVTTTPVTPKPKPVEKPQPKPQPQQQPAREQQTAANSAPAKAPEEKPAPTGKAYVVQLGALKNADKVNEVVSKLRAAGYRAYTSPTTPVQGKITRILVGPDASRDKLKASLGELNQLSGLNGVVMNYSAN, encoded by the coding sequence GTGGCAAGTAAGTTTCAGAACCGTTTGATGGGCACTATTGTGCTGGTCGCGCTCGGGGTAATTATCCTGCCCGGGTTGCTCGACGGGCAGAAAAAACATTATCAGGATGAGTTCGCAGCGATCCCGCTGGTGCCAAAGCCTGGCGATCGCGACGAGCCGGATATGATGCCGGCCGCTACCCAGGCGCTGCCCTCGCAGCCGCCGGAAGGGGCAGCGGAAGAGGTGCGCGCCGGTGATGCCGCCACGCCGTCGCTTAATGCCTCGAGGCTTGCGGCGAACAGTACTCCCGATCCGGAAGTGACCACCACGCCGGTGACGCCAAAGCCGAAACCCGTTGAAAAGCCGCAGCCTAAACCACAGCCGCAGCAGCAACCCGCGCGTGAGCAGCAGACCGCGGCGAATTCGGCACCGGCTAAAGCACCGGAAGAGAAACCAGCCCCGACCGGCAAAGCCTATGTCGTCCAGCTTGGCGCGCTGAAAAACGCTGATAAAGTGAATGAAGTAGTGAGTAAACTGCGCGCAGCGGGCTATCGCGCTTATACATCGCCGACGACGCCAGTTCAGGGTAAAATCACCCGCATTCTGGTCGGCCCCGACGCCTCACGCGATAAACTTAAAGCCTCGCTTGGCGAACTCAACCAGCTGTCAGGCCTTAATGGTGTGGTAATGAACTATAGCGCCAATTAA
- the folC gene encoding bifunctional tetrahydrofolate synthase/dihydrofolate synthase, whose amino-acid sequence MDTLSTPQATSPLAAWLSYLEQLHSKPIDLGLDRVSQVAARLDVLRPAPFVFTVAGTNGKGTTCRTLESILLAAGYRVGVYSSPHLVRYTERVRVQGGELAESAHTASFAEIEAVRGDISLSYFEFGTLSALWLFKQAQLDVVILEVGLGGRLDATNMVDADVAVVTSIALDHTDWLGPDRESIGREKAGIFRIGKPAVVGEPDMPHTIADVAQEKGAQLLQRDVAWHYEVGAQSWRFRDEQGELSDLPLPQVPQPNAATALAALRASKLNVSEQAIRDGIARAILPGRFQVVSQSPRLILDVAHNPHAARYLAGRLVALPNRGRVLAVVGMLHDKDISGTLACLEPVVDSWYCAPLEGPRGATAEQLLAHLTSGQAFPDVTQAWQAAMAEADACDTVLVCGSFHTVAHVMEAMEAGRTGGK is encoded by the coding sequence ATGGATACTCTCTCTACTCCGCAAGCCACGTCGCCCCTGGCCGCATGGCTCTCATATCTGGAACAGCTGCACAGTAAACCTATCGATTTAGGGCTCGATCGCGTAAGCCAGGTGGCGGCGCGGCTTGATGTGCTGCGTCCCGCACCCTTTGTCTTCACCGTCGCCGGAACCAACGGCAAAGGCACCACCTGCCGCACGCTGGAGTCGATTCTGCTGGCGGCCGGTTATCGCGTCGGGGTTTACAGCTCACCGCATCTGGTGCGCTACACCGAACGTGTACGCGTGCAGGGCGGGGAGCTGGCAGAAAGCGCACACACTGCCTCCTTCGCGGAGATCGAAGCCGTGCGCGGCGATATCTCCCTAAGCTATTTTGAATTTGGCACCCTGTCGGCGCTGTGGCTGTTTAAGCAGGCGCAGCTGGATGTGGTGATCCTCGAAGTGGGTCTTGGCGGTCGCCTTGACGCGACCAATATGGTTGACGCCGATGTCGCGGTGGTCACCAGCATTGCGCTCGATCATACCGACTGGCTCGGCCCGGATCGCGAAAGCATCGGCCGTGAAAAAGCGGGCATCTTCCGCATCGGTAAACCTGCGGTGGTCGGCGAGCCGGATATGCCGCACACCATCGCTGACGTCGCGCAAGAGAAGGGCGCGCAGCTGTTGCAGCGTGATGTGGCGTGGCACTACGAGGTTGGCGCACAGAGCTGGCGTTTCCGTGACGAGCAGGGCGAGCTGAGCGATTTGCCGCTGCCGCAGGTGCCGCAGCCTAACGCTGCTACCGCGCTGGCCGCGCTGCGCGCCAGTAAACTAAATGTGAGCGAGCAGGCAATTCGTGACGGCATTGCGCGGGCGATTTTACCGGGTCGTTTTCAAGTGGTGAGCCAATCACCGCGGCTTATTCTCGATGTCGCACATAACCCTCATGCTGCACGCTATCTTGCCGGTCGGCTGGTAGCGTTGCCGAATCGTGGTCGCGTACTGGCGGTGGTCGGCATGCTGCATGATAAAGACATCAGTGGAACGCTTGCCTGTCTGGAGCCGGTGGTCGATAGCTGGTATTGTGCCCCTCTGGAGGGGCCGCGTGGCGCGACGGCGGAACAGCTGCTGGCGCATCTGACGTCGGGACAAGCATTCCCGGACGTGACCCAGGCCTGGCAGGCGGCAATGGCGGAGGCCGACGCCTGCGATACCGTGCTGGTGTGTGGCTCGTTCCACACCGTGGCGCATGTCATGGAAGCGATGGAAGCGGGGAGAACCGGTGGCAAGTAA